In one window of Falco cherrug isolate bFalChe1 chromosome 12, bFalChe1.pri, whole genome shotgun sequence DNA:
- the TSEN15 gene encoding tRNA-splicing endonuclease subunit Sen15 isoform X3, whose protein sequence is MMSLDISDSAQIYAAFVVYLDLLEGRNWHEVKHVGVAELQLVCLHAREKEQDSLQVMVPVPVYISLSHERIREIMKKASLPQDDPNIPLSVTLAIVESDSTVVYYKMTDGFVIPDPPDDTEDVDNKQWRKKRKKLFK, encoded by the exons ATGATGTCTCTTGACATATCTGACAGCGCTCAAATCTATGCTGCGTTTGTGGTATACCTGGACCTCTTAGAAG GGAGAAACTGGCATGAAGTGAAGCATGTTGGAGTAGCAGAACTGCAACTTGTATGTTTACATGCACGTGAAAAAGAACAGGACAGTCTCCAAGTGATGGTGCCGGTACCTGTGTACATATCATTAAGCCACGAGAG GATAAGAGAAATCATGAAGAAAGCGTCTCTCCCACAAGACGATCCCAACATCCCGCTGTCAGTTACCTTGGCCATAGTTGAGTCAGATTCCACAGTAGTCTATTATAAAATGACTGATGGCTTTGTGATACCAGATCCTCCTGATGATACTGAAGATGTGGACAATAAAcagtggagaaagaaaagaaagaagcttttCAAATGA
- the TSEN15 gene encoding tRNA-splicing endonuclease subunit Sen15 isoform X1, whose amino-acid sequence MEPAAGGSSPAAGTSAGGRESGGWAGGAGGNWMATHPTFTDMMSLDISDSAQIYAAFVVYLDLLEGRNWHEVKHVGVAELQLVCLHAREKEQDSLQVMVPVPVYISLSHERIREIMKKASLPQDDPNIPLSVTLAIVESDSTVVYYKMTDGFVIPDPPDDTEDVDNKQWRKKRKKLFK is encoded by the exons AtggagccggcggcggggggcagcagccCGGCGGCGGGCACCTCGGCGGGCGGCCGGGAGTCggggggctgggcggggggagctggcgGCAACTGGATGGCGACTCACCCCACG TTCACAGATATGATGTCTCTTGACATATCTGACAGCGCTCAAATCTATGCTGCGTTTGTGGTATACCTGGACCTCTTAGAAG GGAGAAACTGGCATGAAGTGAAGCATGTTGGAGTAGCAGAACTGCAACTTGTATGTTTACATGCACGTGAAAAAGAACAGGACAGTCTCCAAGTGATGGTGCCGGTACCTGTGTACATATCATTAAGCCACGAGAG GATAAGAGAAATCATGAAGAAAGCGTCTCTCCCACAAGACGATCCCAACATCCCGCTGTCAGTTACCTTGGCCATAGTTGAGTCAGATTCCACAGTAGTCTATTATAAAATGACTGATGGCTTTGTGATACCAGATCCTCCTGATGATACTGAAGATGTGGACAATAAAcagtggagaaagaaaagaaagaagcttttCAAATGA
- the TSEN15 gene encoding tRNA-splicing endonuclease subunit Sen15 isoform X2, whose translation MEPAAGGSSPAAGTSAGGRESGGWAGGAGGNWMATHPTFTDMMSLDISDSAQIYAAFVVYLDLLEGRNWHEVKHVGVAELQLVCLHAREKEQDSLQVMVPVPVYISLSHERLGRETVTVTKENTKELLPWLTGEYRPLSESASRYGAVHAQHKMGFFGSQNISPG comes from the exons AtggagccggcggcggggggcagcagccCGGCGGCGGGCACCTCGGCGGGCGGCCGGGAGTCggggggctgggcggggggagctggcgGCAACTGGATGGCGACTCACCCCACG TTCACAGATATGATGTCTCTTGACATATCTGACAGCGCTCAAATCTATGCTGCGTTTGTGGTATACCTGGACCTCTTAGAAG GGAGAAACTGGCATGAAGTGAAGCATGTTGGAGTAGCAGAACTGCAACTTGTATGTTTACATGCACGTGAAAAAGAACAGGACAGTCTCCAAGTGATGGTGCCGGTACCTGTGTACATATCATTAAGCCACGAGAG ACTAGGAAGAGAAACGGTGACAGTtactaaagaaaatacaaaggagCTTCTGCCTTGGCTGACAGGTGAATACAGGCCACTGTCTGAGTCTGCTTCCAGATATGGGGCTGTACACGCTCAACACAAGATGGGTTTCTTTGGGTCCCAAAATATCTCTCCTGGGTAG